A genomic region of Metopolophium dirhodum isolate CAU chromosome 1, ASM1992520v1, whole genome shotgun sequence contains the following coding sequences:
- the LOC132932771 gene encoding uncharacterized protein LOC132932771 encodes MNYIKINFNAAVQTLNMSTAAPAPPAETAVAARHRHQPPRKAPPKRRCYRCNKMGHTVRQCLAPQTPRRAPATQRGGLSSVRVRPPRSLSARSTRTQTPGPQPIGISTPMASTVSNIFNPNSAK; translated from the exons atgAATTATATAAAGATCAACTTCAATGCGGCGGTGCAAACACTAAACATGAGCACCGCCGCCCCTGCACCGCCGGCCGAGACCGCCGTCGCCGCACGCCATCGCCATCAACCGCCGCGAAAGGCACCCCCCAAACGCC GATGTTATAGATGCAATAAAATGGGGCACACTGTCCGGCAATGCCTCG ccCCACAAACACCTAGGAGAGCACCAGCCACACAACGTGGAGGGTTGAGTTCCGTTAGGGTAAGGCCGCCGCGGAGTCTGAGTGCAAGGTCGACACGCACTCAGACTCCCGGTCCCCAACCTATCGGAATATCAACCCCGATGGCATCAAccgtaagtaatatttttaatcctaatagtgctaaataa